The following are encoded in a window of Podospora pseudoanserina strain CBS 124.78 chromosome 6, whole genome shotgun sequence genomic DNA:
- a CDS encoding hypothetical protein (EggNog:ENOG503NWWZ; COG:A), giving the protein MSHYRTNNGMSSEAGGNRQGTYSAYLGAQVGHSQQGLPGSHIHHLGHSSEGMDSLASQFGAMSLPPSNGHGASNMSQIQQHGYMTAQEQPVAYQGYSVPVHVGLAPEAAYGYSVSGQYPVQGNYAPLPVPYHAMPYTPGRVASYADRSSSEVPALENRRGSYSTTESTPATPFFGSASERGAGSRVAVFRSSYTTPSPEQVVMPGTAPKASSQPIDEELLELLKVNPAIPEAVPAVFTPPTHIKSIEQCLENRIHGNRNVYIRGLHPTTDDDLLHRYASRFGTVEQSKAIIDTATGACKGFGFAKFADVRDSEKCIRGFYHLGYEVGFARESFNARLKAEGDEGSTNLYLSNLPKRLNESELNAIFTGYHVVSSKILRDSMGNSRGVGFARFESREECEQIIKQYHGASIGDEGMLMQVRYADTPAQKELKRITAERRQFRTNEYNIGAYGTADVGIHPSIYQQAPWTRRGGVGSDISYAPRVPVRTSIGTASTNTTPVMSQGLGRTNLMHSIPSVTASSDDGSADEGVTVVDSPTVKKGSTQSSPTIKKDTATIKNEKA; this is encoded by the exons ATGTCTCATTACcgcaccaacaacggcatGTCCTCCGAGGCTGGCGGCAACCGTCAGGGTACATACTCGGCTTACTTGGGGGCCCAAGTTGGGCACAGCCAGCAGGGCTTACCTGGCTCTCATATCCATCACCTTGGTCACAGCTCCGAGGGCATGGACTCCCTCGCGAGCCAGTTCGGTGCGATGAGTCTTCCACCCAGCAATGGCCACGGAGCCTCCAACATGTCGCAGATCCAGCAGCATGGATACATGACCGCCCAGGAGCAACCTGTCGCTTACCAGGGCTACTCAGTTCCTGTTCATGTCGGATTAGCCCCCGAGGCTGCCTATGGCTACAGCGTTTCTGGCCAGTATCCTGTTCAGGGGAATTACGCTCCTTTGCCTGTTCCGTACCACGCCATGCCCTATACCCCCGGTCGCGTTGCCTCTTATGCCGATCGTAGCAGCAGCGAGGTTCCCGCTTTGGAGAACCGCCGCGGCTCATACTCAACCACCGAGTCGACTCCGGCCACTCCTTTCTTTGGTAGCGCTTCGGAGCGTGGTGCTGGCTCCCGTGTTGCTGTCTTTCGTTCAAGCTACACGACCCCTTCTCCGGAGCAGGTTGTGATGCCCGGTACCGCTCCCAAGGCCTCCTCGCAGCCCATTGACGAGGAACTTTTGGAGTTGCTCAAGGTGAATCCAGCAATTCCCGAGGCTGTCCCGGCGGTCTTTACCCCGCCCACGCACATCAAGTCGATCGAGCAATGTCTCGAGAACCGCATTCACGGCAATCGCAATGTCTACATTCGCGGCTTGCACCCCACCACAGACGACGATTTGCTGCACCGCTATGCTTCTCGTTTTGGAACCGTTGAGCAGAGCAAGGCCATTATTGACACTGCCACTGGCGCTTGCAAAGG TTTTGGATTTGCCAAGTTCGCCGATGTCCGCGACTCGGAGAAATGCATTCGCGGGTTCTACCATCTTGGGTATGAGGTTGGTTTTGCTCGC GAGAGCTTCAATGCGAGACTGAAGGCCGAGGGCGACGAAGGTTCGACCAATTTGTACCTCTCCAACTTGCCCAAGCGTCTCAACGAGTCGGAGTTGAACGCCATTTTCACTGGTTATCATGTCGTGTCCAGCAAGATTCTTCGCGATAGCATGGGCAACAGCCGTGGCGTTGGTTTTGCTCG GTTCGAGTCTCGCGAGGAGTGCGAGCAGATTATCAAGCAGTACCATGGTGCCTCCATTGGAGACGAGGGCATGTTGATGCAGGTTCGCTACGCCGACACGCCGGCCcagaaggagctcaagcGTATCACCGCCGAGCGTCGCCAATTCCGCACGAACGAGTACAACATTGGTGCTTATGGTACTGCAGATGTTGGCATTCACCCCAGCATCTACCAGCAGGCCCCTTGGACCCGCCGCGGTGGCGTGGGATCTGATAT TTCTTACGCTCCTCGCGTTCCTGTCCGCACTAGCATTGGTACTGCTAGTACGAACACGACTCCAGTCATGTCTCAGGGTCTTGGTCGCACCAACTTGAT GCACAGCATCCCTTCAGTGACTGCGTCTTCGGATGATGGATCAGCCGACGAGGGCGTGACGGTGGTCGACTCTCCCACCGTCAAGAAGGGCAGCACCCAATCGTCgcccaccatcaagaaggataccgccaccatcaagaacgAGAAGGCGTAG
- the RPN1 gene encoding proteasome regulatory particle base subunit (EggNog:ENOG503NU6Z; COG:O; BUSCO:EOG09260JED) — MAQDSDLSKTADKGKGKAVDDETQKDKVAQPVENGKKDDDKAETSEELSEEDQQLKNELDMIVERLTESDTSLYKPALEALGSSIKTSTSSMTAVPKPLKFLRPHYETLTKLYDEWPASDDKNSLADVLSVIGMTFSDEDRQDTLKYRLLAPTQDIGSWGHEYVRHLALEIGEVYGKRIATDEPTADLVDLALALVPLFLKSNQEADAVDLMSELEIIEELPKFVDENTYGRVCLYMVSMVNLLTYPDNEQFLRVAHDIYKTYKQYTQAMVLAIRLNDLELIEADFQDAPDLALKKQLSYLIARQRIWLDSDKTDDEEIQECLSNVKLPDHFKALGKELNILEPKTTEDIYKSHLESSRVAGLTNFDSARHNLAAAFVNGFVNAGFGNDKMMLVAGDKESWVWKTKDEGMMSTVASLGTLLMWDIENGLDQVDKYTYLEEEPIQAGAYLAIGIMNSGVRLDSEPAMALLADNDKLAHKNPLIRVSAIMGLGLAYAGSNKAELLDFLLPIITDTTQQMRVSAMAALACGLVFVGSSNPEVTEAIITTLLDDDRKGQLTDKWTRFLALGLGLLFFGRQEEVDVILETLKAVEHPMAKPTSVLASICAWAGTGAVLKIQELLHICNEHLEESEEKKGDELLQAYAVLGIGIIAMGEDVGQEMVLRQFGHLMHYGEANIRRAVPLAMALVSPSNPQMKVYDTLSRYSHDNDNDVAINAIFAMGLVGAGTNNARLAQLLRQLASYYHRDQETLFMVRIAQGLVHMGKGTLSINPFHTDRQILSRVSAAGLLTVLVAMIDAKQFITSDSHYLLYFLVTAMHPRFLVTLDENLKPLTVNVRVGQAVDVVGQAGRPKTITGWQTQSTPVLLAHGERAELEDEEYISLSSTLEGLVILRKNPDWESGK; from the exons ATGGCGCAGGACAGCGACCTGTCGAAGACCGccgacaagggcaaggggaaggCTGTAGATGACGAGACACAGAAGGACAAGGTCGCTCAGCCTGTGGAGAATGGAAAGAAGGATGATGACAAGGCTGAGA CTTCAGAAGAGCTTAGCGAGGAGGACCAGCAGCTGAAGAACGAGCTTGATATGATCGTTGAGCGGCTGACT GAATCCGATACGTCCCTCTACAAGCCAGCATTGGAGGCTCTAGGGAGCTCGATCAAgacctcaacctcttctaTGACAGCTGTCCCGAAGCCCTTGAAGTTTTTACGTCCACATTACGAGACCCTGACGAAGCTCTACGATGAATGGCCAGCGAGCGATGACAAGAACTCCCTTGCCGATGTGCTCTCGGTGATCGGCATGACCTTTTCTGACGAAGACCGCCAAGATACTCTCAAGTACCGATTGCTTGCGCCCACGCAAGATATCGGCTCATGGGGTCATGAGTATGTTAGGCATCTTGCTCTGGAGATCGGCGAGGTCTACGGGAAGCGCATTGCCACCGATGAGCCAACAGCGGACCTTGTGGACCttgccttggccttggttcCCCTGTTTCTCAAGAGCAATCAGGAGGCCGACGCTGTTGATCTAATGAGCGAGC TCGAGATTATCGAAGAGCTGCCAAAGTTCGTGGACGAGAACACATATGGAAGAGTCTGCTTGTACATGGTGTCCATGGTCAACCTGCTCACATACCCCGACAACGAACAGTTCCTCCGTGTAGCCCATGATATCTACAAGACCTACAAGCAGTACACACAGGCCATGGTGCTTGCCATCAGACTCAACGACCTTGAACTCATTGAAGCCGACTTCCAAGATGCCCCTGATCTGGCGCTCAAGAAGCAGCTTTCCTACTTGATTGCGCGCCAAAGAATATGGCTCGACAGCGATAAGaccgatgacgaggaaaTTCAAGAGTGCCTCTCTAACGTCAAGCTTCCCGATCACTTCAAGGCCCTGGGCAAGGAGCTTAACATTCTCGAGCCCAAGACCACCGAAGACATCTACAAGAGCCACCTCGAGAGCAGCCGCGTCGCCGGCCTGACCAACTTTGACTCGGCCCGCCACAATTTGGCTGCCGCATTCGTCAACGGGTTCGTGAACGCAGGCTTCGGAAACGACaagatgatgttggttgCAGGCGACAAGGAGAGCTGGGTATGGAAGACAAAGGATGAGGGTATGATGTCCACAGTGGCCTCTCTGGGCACGCTTCTCATGTGGGACATCGAGAATGGGCTTGATCAGGTAGATAAGTACACCTatcttgaggaggagccaATCCAGGCCGGTGCTTATCTTGCAATTGGCATCATGAACTCTGGCGTTCGGTTGGACTCTGAGCCTGCCATGGCTCTTCTTGCAGACAACGACAAACTTGCCCACAAGAACCCGCTGATCAGGGTATCGGCGATTATGGGATTAGGTCTTGCTTATGCTGGGTCTAACAAGGCAGAGCTTTTGGACTTCCTGttgcccatcatcaccgatACGACTCAGCAGATGCGGGTATCCGCCATGGCTGCTCTTGCGTGCGGGTTGGTATTCGTGGGCTCTTCTAACCCCGAAGTTACCGAGGCCATTATCACCACGCTCTTGGACGATGACCGCAAGGGTCAACTCACCGACAAGTGGACACGATTCCTTGCTCTTGGCCTGGGTCTTTTGTTCTTCGGGCGccaagaggaggtggatgtcATTCTGGAGACTCTCAAGGCGGTCGAGCACCCGATGGCGAAGCCTACCTCTGTCCTTGCTTCGATCTGCGCTTGGGCCGGAACTGGTGCTGTGTTGAAGATTCAGGAGCTGCTCCACATTTGCAACGAGCACTTGGAGGAGtcagaagagaaaaagggcGACGAGCTCTTGCAGGCCTATGCTGTTCTCGGTATCGGTATTATTGCGAtgggtgaggatgtcggCCAGGAAATGGTTCTCCGGCAGTTCGGCCACCTCATGCACTATGGCGAGGCCAACATTCGCCGAGCCGTACCCCTGGCTATGGCTCTTGTCAGCCCAAGTAATCCCCAGATGAAGGTGTACGATACACTTTCTAGATACAGTCACGACAACGATAATGATGTTGCCATCAATGCCATCTTTGCCATGGGTCTGGTCGGTGCCGGTACCAACAACGCCAGGTTGGCTCAGCTTCTGCGCCAGCTTGCGAGCTATTATCACCGGGATCAGGAAACCCTCTTTATGGTCCGCATTGCGCAGGGTCTTGTTCACATGGGCAAGGGCACActctccatcaaccccttccacaccGATCGCCAGATTCTGTCGCGGGTATCGGCTGCTGGTCTCCTCACTGTTCTTGTGGCGATGATTGATGCCAAGCAGTTCATCACCTCGGACTCGCATTATCTGCTTTACTTCCTTGTCACAGCTATGCATCCACGCTTCCTTGTAACGTTGGACGAGAACCTCAAGCCATTGACTGTCAACGTGCGCGTTGGTCAGGCTGTGGATGTGGTTGGCCAGGCTGGTCGCCCCAAGACGATCACTGGGTGGCAGACACAGAGCACGCCAGTGTTGTTGGCGCATGGTGAGCGTGCTGAgttggaagatgaggagTATATTAGCTTGAGCAGTACCCTGGAGGGTCTGGTTATTCTGCGCAAG AACCCCGATTGGGAATCAGGCAAATAA
- a CDS encoding hypothetical protein (COG:I; EggNog:ENOG503NUZ8), which yields MAELDTLDIIVLAAILLGTVAYFTKGKLWGVAKDPYASSLAAANGAKAGKTRNILEKMEESGKNCIIFYGSQTGTAEDYASRLAKEGKSRYGLETMVADLEDYDYDNLDAIPEDKVVMFVLATYGEGEPTDNAVDFYEFINGDSPQFTLDNEPALGNLNYVAFGLGNNTYEHYNIMVRNVDKALQKLGAHRIGQAGEGDDGAGTMEEDFLAWKDPMWKALAEKMGLEEREAVYEPVFGIVERDTLTAESPEVYLGEPNKTHLDGSPKGPFNAHNPYIAPIAESYELFNVKDRNCLHMEVDISASNLSYQTGDHLAVWPTNPGEEVDRFLNVLGLTEKRKDVISVKALEPTAKVPFPTPTTFDAIVRYHMEICAPVSRQFLATLAPFAPDEASKAEMTKLGGDKDYFHDKINVHHLNIGRVLEIVGKGQKWSNVPFSAFIEGITKLQPRYYSISSSSLEQPKKISITCVVEEQKLPGREDPFRGVSTNYLLALKQKQNGDPNPSPYGLTYEITGPRNKYDGIHVPVHVRHSNFKLPSDPLKPVIMVGPGTGVAPFRGFVRERRKMVENGQTVGKTILFFGCRKSTEDFLYSKEWEEAKQVMGDSFEIVTAFSRESNKKVYVQHRLKERSKEINELLEKKAYFYVCGDAANMAREVHNVLGQIISEERGVPEAKAEDIVKNMRASNQYQEDVWS from the exons ATGGCTGAACTCGATACGCTGGACATTATTGTCCTAGCCGCCATCCTCTTGGGGACGGTGGCATACTTCACCAAGGGCAAGCTTTGGGGCGTCGCCAAGGACCCCTATGCCAGCTCTCTCGCGGCCGCCAATGGCGCCAAGGCTGGAAAGACAAGAAACATTctcgagaagatggaggagtcTGGCAAGAACTGCATTATTTTCTATGGATCGCAAACTGGCACCGCTGAGGACTACGCCTCGAGACTCGCAAAGGAGGGCAAGAGCCGTTATGGCCTCGAGACCATGGTTGCCGACTTGGAGGACTACGACTACGACAATCTCGATGCCATCCCTGAGGACAAGGTCGTCATGTTTGTGCTTGCCACCTACGGTGAGGGCGAGCCCACCGACAACGCTGTTGACTTTTACGAGTTCATCAACGGAGACTCCCCACAATTCACTTTGGACAACGAACCCGCTCTTGGCAACCTGAACTACGTCGCTTTCGGTCTTGGCAACAACACTTATGAGCACTACAACATCATGGTTCGCAACGTGGACAAGGCCCTTCAGAAGCTGGGTGCCCACCGCATTGGTCAGGCTGGCGAGGGTGACGATGGCGCTGGCACCATGGAAGAGGATTTCTTGGCTTGGAAGGACCCCATGTGGAAGGCTCTCGCTGAGAAGATGGGTCTTGAGGAGCGCGAGGCTGTCTATGAGCCCGTATTTGGTATCGTTGAACGTGACACTCTTACTGCCGAGTCTCCTGAGGTCTACCTTGGTGAGCCCAACAAGACCCACCTCGATGGTAGCCCCAAGGGCCCCTTCAATGCGCACAACCCCTACATCGCCCCTATCGCCGAATCCTACGAGTTGTTCAACGTCAAGGACCGCAACTGCCTTCACATGGAAGTCGACATCAGCGCCTCTAATCTCAGCTACCAGACTGGTGACCATCTCGCTGTTTGGCCCACCAACcctggcgaggaggttgaccgGTTCCTCAATGTCTTGGGTCTCACTGAAAAGCGCAAGGATGTTATTTCTGTCAAGGCCCTGGAACCCACCGCCAAGGTCCCCTTCCcgacccccaccaccttcgATGCCATTGTTCGCTACCACATGGAAATCTGCGCTCCTGTCTCTCGTCAATTTCTCGCTACTCTTGCCCCCTTCGCTCCCGACGAGGCTTCCAAGGCCGAGATGACCAAGCTCGGTGGTGACAAGGATTACTTCCACGACAAGATCAACGTTCATCATCTCAACATCGGCCGCGTTCTGGAAATTGTTGGCAAGGGTCAGAAGTGGTCCAACGTCCCCTTCTCCGCTTTCATTGAGGGCATCACCAAGCTGCAACCCCGTTACTACTCcatctcgtcctcttcccttGAGCAACCCAAGAAGATTTCCATCACCTGCGTCGTcgaggagcagaagctcCCCGGTCGTGAAGATCCTTTCCGCGGTGTCTCTACCAACTACCTCTTGGCTCTTAAGCAGAAGCAGAACGgcgaccccaaccccagcccctATGGTTTGACTTACGAGATCACTGGTCCCCGCAACAAGTACGATGGTATCCATGTCCCCGTCCACGTCCGCCATTCCAACTTCAAGCTGCCCTCGGATCCCCTCAAGCCTGTCATTATGGTTGGCCCTGGTACCGGTGTTGCTCCTTTCAGAGGTTTCGTCCGTGAGCGCAGAAAGATGGTTGAGAACGGTCAGACCGTTGGTAAGACCATCTTGTTCTTTGGCTGCCGCAAGTCCACCGAGGACTTCTTGTACTCcaaggagtgggaggaggccaagcaGGTCATGGGAGACAGCTTCGAGATTGTTACTGCCTTCTCTCGCGAGAGCAACAAGAAGGTCTATGTCCAGCACCGGCTGAAGGAAAGGTCCAAGGAGATCAACGAGCTccttgagaagaaggcttaCTTCTATGTTTGCGGTGACGCCGCCAACATGGCCCGTGAGGTACACAATGTGCTGGGCCAGATCATTTCTGAGGAGAGGGGTGTCCCAGaggccaaggctgaggaCATCGTGAAGAACATGAGGGCTTCCAACCAGTACCAG GAGGACGTCTGGTCATGA
- the sec1 gene encoding syntaxin binding protein 1 (EggNog:ENOG503NVK8; COG:U; BUSCO:EOG09261ZJR), which produces MEGVSIIKEHQKSIIDIIRNTTRGDWKVLVLDETTQAILDTTVNEDDILNHNIANIERIEERREPNPTMDAIYVISPTPFAVDCLMADFERRRYRSAFLIWTGVLPDALARRVDAARRQIAAPPQNLFVDFYPRESHLVTFQDPSSFQVLYNPSCNDLVARHLTTLAQKIASVCHTLGEAPRIRYYAPQTATHEAGVLSFHLARFLQNEIERLQKVDQNFPPQTTRPQSVLLITDRSMDLMAPLLHEFSYQSFIHDVLPLREQPNGTVTYHMVINEGLPQAEEKDVEITEKDKLWVDNRHKHMADTIAKLMGDFKSFIAKNPNFAGKNENETSLNDIRDMLAGLPQFQEMKQAYSLHLTMAQEAMNIFQKFKLSEVASVEQTLATGLDEDLKKPKNILDQVVRLLDDQDVAPTDRLRLVALYALYRDGMIDQDLLRLLWHASLQRSRESTDKAAIENLELLGARPLKTQLKEVPPRQPNTPLFPPNTKTAVQSEEYALSRFEPAVKHMLEDLCSGTLDQTSFPYVIPPQAGGQADDAFQTQGSLRSAAPRWASANRRQVENRQRIIVFVAGGATYSEARACYEVSEKHNRDVYLVTSHMQTPNKFVEDLRHLKSDRRRLKLPMDEPPKKAPAHLFERPAPPPQQQVRPPQPGGGAPGMGMGGQMPPGGPRPPTKALGQMTLSSGPGGPSGGGGGHERTSSTATGASVGMGEDKEKKKKKRNIFGIKKDK; this is translated from the coding sequence ATGGAGGGAGTCTCGATAATCAAGGAGCACCAAAAGTCCATCATCGACATCATTCGTAATACCACCCGAGGAGATTGGAAGGTTTTGGTGCTCGATGAGACGACACAGGCGATTCTCGACACCACCGTCAACGAAGATGACATTCTCAACCATAATATCGCGAACATCGAGAGGATCGAGGAGCGCCGGGAGCCCAATCCAACCATGGACGCAATTTACGTGATATCGCCTACACCATTTGCCGTCGATTGCCTCATGGCCGATTTCGAACGCCGCCGCTACCGAAGTGCGTTTTTGATATGGACCGGGGTTCTGCCCGATGCCCTAGCACGGCGTGTTGATGCTGCCCGGAGGCAAATAGCAgctccccctcaaaacctcTTCGTCGACTTCTACCCCCGAGAATCACACTTGGTTACCTTCCAAGACCCGTCCAGCTTTCAAGTGCTATATAACCCCAGTTGCAATGATCTAGTAGCACGGCACTTGACGACGTTGGCGCAAAAGATAGCTTCTGTCTGCCACACACTTGGAGAAGCACCGAGGATACGCTACTATGCGCCGCAGACCGCGACCCATGAAGCTGGAGTTCTTTCCTTTCACCTGGCTCGCTTCCTCCAAAACGAGATCGAGCGGCTACAAAAAGTGGACCAGAACTTTCCGCCACAAACTACCCGGCCTCAGTCAGTGTTGCTAATCACGGACCGGTCTATGGATCTGATGGCGCCGTTACTTCACGAGTTCTCCTACCAATCATTCATCCACGATGTACTACCGCTCAGGGAGCAACCAAACGGAACAGTTACCTATCATATGGTGATCAACGAAGGGTTACCCCAAGCCGAAGAGAAGGATGTGGAGATAACCGAGAAAGACAAGTTATGGGTGGACAACAGGCACAAGCACATGGCGGATACAATCGCGAAGTTGATGGGAGACTTCAAGAGTTTCATCGCGAAAAACCCCAACTTCGCCGGAAAGAACGAAAACGAGACCAGCCTCAACGACATTCGAGATATGTTGGCCGGCCTTCCTCAGTTCCAAGAGATGAAGCAAGCCTATAGTCTACATCTTACCATGGCGCAAGAAGCCATGAACATCTTCCAAAAGTTCAAGCTCTCCGAGGTGGCCTCAGTGGAACAAACCCTCGCCACCGGCCTCGACGAAGACCTCAAGAAGCCCAAAAATATCCTCGACCAAGTTGTTCGTCTGCTAGACGACCAAGACGTTGCCCCCACCGACCGTCTCCGGCTCGTGGCGCTGTACGCCCTCTACCGCGACGGGATGATCGACCAGGATCTTCTTCGGTTGTTATGGCATGCATCGTTGCAACGATCGAGAGAAAGTACCGACAAGGCAGCGATAGAAAACCTCGAATTACTCGGTGCTCGCCCCCTGAAAACTCAACTCAAAGAGGTCCCCCCACGTCAACCCAACacccctctcttcccccctAATACGAAAACCGCTGTCCAGAGCGAGGAATATGCCCTCTCGAGATTCGAACCAGCGGTCAAACACATGCTTGAAGACCTCTGCTCTGGAACCTTGGATCAGACTTCCTTCCCTTACGTCATCCCACCCCAAGCAGGCGGACAGGCGGATGACGCGTTTCAAACCCAGGGCTCCCTCCGCTCTGCCGCTCCGAGGTGGGCTTCTGCCAACCGCCGCCAAGTTGAAAACCGACAGCGCATCATTGTTTTTGTCGCGGGTGGAGCGACGTATTCCGAAGCTAGAGCCTGCTATGAAGTATCCGAAAAACACAATCGGGATGTTTACTTGGTTACGTCGCACATGCAGACGCCGAATAAATTCGTCGAAGATTTGCGGCATCTGAAGTCGGAtaggaggaggttgaagctGCCGATGGATGAGCCCCCCAAGAAGGCGCCCGCGCATCTGTTTGAACGGCCGGcgccgccaccgcagcagcaggtgaGGCCGCCGCAACCCGGGGGTGGGGCGCcagggatgggaatgggggggcAGATGCCCCCTGGGGGTCCTAGGCCGCCGACGAAGGCGTTGGGGCAGATGACGTTGAGTAGTGGCCCAGGGGGGCCGtcggggggaggtgggggccATGAGAGGACGAGTAGTACTGCTACAGGGGCTTcggtgggaatgggggaggataaggagaagaagaagaagaagaggaataTTTTTGGGATTAAGAAGGATAAATAG
- the rio2 gene encoding Serine/threonine-protein kinase rio2 (COG:T; EggNog:ENOG503NX5X; BUSCO:EOG09262KVB): MKLDTRAMRHLTAEDWKVLAAVEQGSKNHELVPVPIIERFSRLKGGSSLVSKCISTLAKTSLIAKMKEAKYDGYRLTYGGLDYLALHTHSQKKHIYSVGTRVGVGKESDIMLVADHTGAQQILKIHRLGRISFRTVKTNRDYLKKNASGSWMYLSTLAARKEYAFLSALHSAGIPVPTPIAHSRHTIVMSLVDAPPLRQISSVPDPAALYASLIELYLRLAKHGLIHGDYNEFNILIREDVSTNPETGTEEITLVPVVIDFPQMISMEHVNAEMYFDRDINCVKIFFERRFHFKPTTPGPFYKDVKKTVGRDGFERLDATLEASGITKKMAKDLEAAIRQHEEEKLQNPEAFEPSDDEEDDDDEDEDEEDKEGEEANTAEKEKEGQPSIVIGFQSPSESGAEQGMKKLSINNKT; encoded by the exons ATGAAGTTGGACACACGGGCTATGCGCCATCTGACGGCGGAGGACTGGAAGGTCCTCGCAGCT GTCGAACAAGGCTCCAAAAACCACGAActcgtccccgtccccatcATCGAGCGCTTCTCCCGCCTCAAAGGCGgctcctccctcgtctccaaatgcatctccaccctcgccaaaacctccctcatcgccaAGATGAAAGAAGCCAAATACGACGGCTATCGCCTCACTTACGGCGGCCTAGACTACCTAGCCCTCCACACCCACTCCCAAAAAAAGCACATCTACTCCGTCGGCACCCGCGTAGGCGTCGGCAAAGAATCCGACATCATGCTCGTAGCCGACCACACCGGCGCCCAGCAAATCCTCAAAATCCACCGCCTCGGCCGCATCTCCTTCCGCACCGTAAAAACCAATAGAGACTACCTCAAAAAGAACGCCTCCGGCTCCTGGATgtacctctccaccctcgccgcccgcaAAGAATAcgccttcctctccgccctccacTCCGCCGGCATCCCCGTGcccacccccatcgcccACTCCCGCCACACAATCGTCATGTCACTCGTCGACgcgccccccctccgccaaatCTCCTCCGTCCCCGACCCGGCAGCCCTCTACGCCTCGCTCATAGAACTCTACCTCCGCCTGGCTAAGCACGGCCTCATCCACGGCGACTACAACGAgttcaacatcctcatccggGAGGACGTCTCCACCAACCCGGAAACGGGAACCGAAGAAATCACGCTTGTCCCTGTCGTCATCGACTTTCCGCAGATGATCTCCATGGAGCATGTGAATGCGGAAATGTACTTTGACCGCGACATCAACTGCGTCAAGATCTTTTTCGAGCGCCGATTTCACTTCAAGCCCACCACTCCGGGCCCTTTTTACAAGGATGTCAAAAAGACGGTTGGAAGAGACGGGTTTGAGAGGTTAGACGCCACGCTGGAGGCGTCGGGTATCACAAAGAAGATGGCCAAGGACCTCGAGGCGGCTATCAGGCAgcacgaggaggagaagctgcagAATCCAGAGGCGTTCGAGCCATcagatgacgaggaagatgatgatgacgaggatgaggacgaagaagacaaggagggagaagaggcgAACACAGctgagaaagagaaggaaggACAACCATCAATAGTCATCGGGTTTCAATCTCCGTCAGAATCAGGAGCTGAACAAGGGATGAAGAAACTGAGTATAAATAACAAGACGTAA